A genomic window from Solanum dulcamara chromosome 11, daSolDulc1.2, whole genome shotgun sequence includes:
- the LOC129873134 gene encoding uncharacterized protein LOC129873134 yields the protein MAENSAEYIMEKASSSSIDLNEENKEESEEEEEVIEVEDSSEKETERNYNSTSSDVEKKNVRQYVRSKLPRLRWTPELHRSFVHAIERLGGQERATPKLVLQMMNVRGLSIAHVKSHLQMYRSKKLDESGQVLGRGNNRVMHGRSYFYGQRYNPIQDFKMKNGAIVLARNFNYDDKAHVLNSFSRPPYQAKSTSFRYLQWSSDNQGSLLNAKSRKGEDLLRMKSWQTPREVVLEENGIVPIRSTQFLEQKKWCPFIPNQWEEIKRADISSAENSQFLLQQNLGLPHSKWNCRNNALDQNLVTPCRIETKEDKEEKEWLSDLQLRLSRNREDKNDSKRRDQPSDINTMLSLSLPTYSPN from the exons ATGGCAGAAAATTCAGCGGAATACATTATGGAAAAAGCATCATCCTCATCCATTGATTTGAACGAAGAGAACAAAGAGGAAagcgaagaagaagaagaagtgatTGAGGTGGAAGACAGTAGTGAGAAAGAAACAgaaagaaattataatagtaCTAGTAGTGATGTTGAAAAGAAAAACGTAAGGCAATATGTTCGATCAAAATTGCCAAGGCTTCGTTGGACTCCTGAACTTCATCGCTCTTTTGTTCATGCCATTGAAAGACTAGGTGGTCAAGAAA gaGCCACACCCAAGTTGGTTCTCCAGATGATGAATGTGAGAGGTCTAAGTATCGCCCATGTAAAAAGTCATCTGCAG ATGTACCGAAGCAAGAAACTTGATGAATCTGGGCAAG tgTTAGGCCGAGGTAATAATAGAGTAATGCATGGAAGAAGCTATTTCTATGGACAAAGATATAATCCTATACAAGATTTCAAGATGAAGAATGGTGCCATTGTGTTAGCAAGGAATTTTAACTATGATGATAAAGCCCATGTTCTAAATTCCTTTTCGAGACCCCCATATCAGGCCAAAAGTACCTCTTTCAG GTACTTGCAGTGGTCTTCCGATAATCAAGGAAGCTTACTTAATGCCAAGTCTCGGAAAGGTGAAGATTTGTTGAGAATGAAGAGCTGGCAGACACCAAGAGAAGTAGTACTTGAAGAAAATGGAATTGTCCCAATTAGGTCAACCCAATTTCTGGAACAGAAAAAGTGGTGTCCATTCATCCCCAATCAGTGGGAGGAGATCAAAAGGGCTGATATTTCTTCAGCTGAAAACTCTCAATTTCTGCTTCAACAAAATTTGGGACTACCACATTCCAAGTGGAACTGCAGAAACAATGCCCTTGACCAAAATCTTGTGACACCTTGCAGGATTGAG ACGAAAGAAGACAAGGAGGAAAAAGAATGGTTATCTGATTTGCAACTAAGATTAAGCAGAAACAGAGAGGACAAGAATGATAGCAAGAGGAGGGATCAGCCTTCAGATATAAACACAAtgctttctctttctcttcctACTTATTCACCAAATTAG
- the LOC129873133 gene encoding uncharacterized protein LOC129873133, protein MAKKQLDFNAPLLSVRKIASSLTTNERANKKIVDKVPPNRQQSLPVKKSDFELSEVTKPVAVPFVWEQIPGRPKDDNEVRINLRVERSSSPRLPPGRLPETVRFYSGERPRTHNIYRSPAEGLPWMDHAALLDSLVESIYTRGDRESEDDAYSDAPETMSPTESLSLNCSVSGLSGHQTSDLQPSGTFSIDSQTRDFMMSRFLSAAKAVVLETPQYVHKKPVSAEQPMPVKKLVPLERKPLGKPLESNPVSCYSSHPADIGSETEDDVPENPHKKPSKGWKFFPRICVKNSLCLLNPLPGLKVKTRAPTPSPQAVKRVSGMRPKMAQSPTSYTHEVKKLARKAYSGPLEKNACDTINKQRFHSGVLSRELYKADNRSLSGQLSNPNDSCKLVGISPGRHSRSGAISPYRNVAPPSPFNEGTRFLGVPKEMESLWASRFDSFRKGCYTVKDKAIPQRMGTGKFFDSPSEVVEKTLYIDSADNVQIPAPKAAASKPKGLVNSSDKNMKILVENRKVLETMAVMAPIQGARRSDVSEKNSKQNAEKESSVDLVEDSSMSISTHKGPADQESLKLKQNLDAVSGALESSKVHPCGNLGTENEVNQNAIDSNLTSLESTLPPPLPKSPSESWLWRTLPSIPLRTPFLSFNSKKQNQKSHTDGTKWETIVKTSNLHKDHVRYSEELYTLGSCQQSKS, encoded by the exons ATGGCGAAAAAGCAGCTGGATTTCAATGCACCTCTTCTATCTGTGAGGAAAATAGCATCATCTTTAACTACCAATGAGAGAGCAAATAAAAAGATCGTAGATAAGGTGCCACCAAATAGACAACAATCACTACCTGTCAAAAAATCAGATTTTGAATTGAGTGAGGTGACGAAACCAGTAGCTGTTCCATTTGTGTGGGAACAGATCCCTGGAAGACCAAAAGATGACAATGAAGTTCGAATTAACCTTCGTGTGGAGCGTTCAAGTAGTCCTAGGCTTCCCCCAGGAAGATTACCAGAGACTGTTCGGTTCTATTCAGGTGAAAGGCCTCGTACTCATAACATTTATAGGTCTCCAGCTGAAGGACTTCCTTGGATGGATCATGCAGCTTTACTGGATAGCCTGGTGGAAAGTATATACACAAGAGGAGATAGAGAAAGTGAGGATGATGCCTATTCTGATGCTCCTGAAACAATGTCACCTACCGAATCCTTATCCTTGAACTGCAGTGTCAGTGGTCTGAGCGGACATCAAACTTCAGATTTGCAACCATCCGGAACCTTTTCCATTGACTCCCAAACTAGAGACTTTATGATGAGTCGATTCTTATCTGCTGCTAAAGCTGTTGTGTTGGAGACGCCTCAATATGTTCACAAAAAACCAGTCTCTGCAGAACAACCAATGCCAGTCAAAAAGCTAGTCCCCTTGGAACGAAAGCCTCTGGGGAAGCCATTGGAGTCTAACCCTGTCTCATGTTATAGCAGCCATCCAGCTGATATAGGAAGTGAAACTGAAGATGATGTGCCTGAGAATCCGCACAAAAAGCCAAGTAAAGGGTGGAAATTTTTCCCTCGGATTTGTGTGAAGAATTCTTTGTGCTTATTAAATCCACTGCCAGGACTGAAAGTGAAGACGCGTGCTCCCACACCCTCGCCTCAAGCAGTAAAGAGAGTTTCAGGAATGAGACCAAAGATGGCTCAGAGTCCCACATCTTATACTCATGAAGTCAAGAAATTAGCTAGAAAAGCTTATAGTGGACCTCTTGAGAAG AATGCTTGTGATACCATAAATAAGCAAAGATTTCATTCTGGAGTACTCTCTCGTGAGCTATACAAAGCTGATAATAGAAGTTTGTCAGGGCAGCTGTCCAACCCTAACGATTCATGTAAGCTAGTTGGAATCTCTCCTGGCAGGCATTCAAGAAGTGGGGCTATATCTCCCTATCGAAATGTAGCACCCCCATCTCCATTCAATGAGGGTACAAGGTTTCTTGGTGTGCCAAAGGAAATGGAGAGTCTTTGGGCTAGTCGCTTTGATTCATTCCGCAAAGGTTGCTACACTGTCAAGGACAAAGCAATACCACAGCGAATGGGCACAGGAAAGTTTTTTGATTCGCCAAGTGAAGTAGTTGAGAAAACCTTGTACATAGATTCTGCAGATAATGTGCAAATTCCAGCCCCTAAAGCTGCTGCTTCAAAACCTAAGGGATTAGTGAACTCCTCAGATAAGAATATGAAAATACTGGTTGAAAACCGCAAAGTGCTTGAAACCATGGCTGTCATGGCTCCTATTCAAGGTGCCAGGCGCTCAGATGTTTCAGAGAAAAATAGCAAACAGAATGCTGAAAAGGAGTCTTCCGTTGATTTGGTGGAAGATTCTTCCATGTCCATATCAACACACAAAGGTCCTGCTGATCAGGAGTCTTTGAAACTAAAGCAAAATCTTGATGCAGTATCTGGAGCCTTGGAGTCTTCAAAAGTGCATCCTTGTGGAAATCTAGGTACAGAAAATGAAGTTAACCAAAATGCAATAGATTCTAACCTTACCTCCTTGGAATCTACTTTACCACCACCATTACCTAAATCTCCCTCTGAGTCTTGGCTTTGGCGCACGCTGCCTTCCATTCCTTTGAGAACCCCATTCTTAAGTTTTAACTCTAAGAAGCAGAATCAGAAGTCTCACACTGATGGTACCAAGTGGGAGACAATCGTGAAAACTTCTAATTTGCATAAGGATCATGTCCGTTACTCTGAG GAACTATATACTCTTGGTTCTTGTCAGCAGAGCAAATCTTGA